Proteins found in one Lepeophtheirus salmonis chromosome 9, UVic_Lsal_1.4, whole genome shotgun sequence genomic segment:
- the LOC121124454 gene encoding hatching enzyme 1.2, with protein sequence MMLLTIIATLLLTFHDVYSSVKHAECRIVYDKFHRQEMASRNFIAGAKWPNNEVPYEISSGYSSSDLDVIKSAMREIESKTCVKWVPRSGQKSFVLINPREDGCFAVLGYNPNRGMHVLNLQRSNGRSTCMIMGIAAHEMLHILGFAHEQTRPDRDQFVQIYWSRIKRDSISNYFRAIDINARERPPVCDPRSTQTSFDNCYSGFKTRTFGLEYDYGSIMHYGLDDFTTTGQDTMRVLRPVPTGIVIGNRKGMTNLDALKVKMRYDCNEDPEKKTTRKPSVECKDIYRECPLYKNQCKTNQFIKDGCKVSCGECTECYDMYRNCPDMKHLCGELDAITKGCKLTCRLC encoded by the exons ATGATGTTACTAACAATCATTGCTACTCTACTCCTCACTTTCCATGATGTCTATTCAAGCG TCAAGCATGCTGAATGTCGCATCGTTTACGATAAATTTCACAGACAGGAAATGGCTTCAAGGAATTTTATAGCAGGGGCAAAGTGGCCCAACAACGAAGTTCCCTACGAAATCAGTTCTGGGTACAGCAGTTCCGACTTGGATGTGATTAAATCCGCAATGAGAGAAATAGAGAGTAAAACGTGCGTGAAATGGGTCCCACGCTCAGGACAAAAGAGTTTTGTCCTTATCAACCCCAGAGAAGATGGATGCTTTGCAGTCTTGGGATATAACCCTAACCGTGGAATGCatgttttgaatttacaaaggaGTAACGGACGTAGCACATGCATG ATCATGGGTATTGCTGCCCACGAAATGCTCCATATTTTAGGATTTGCTCACGAACAAACAAGACCTGATCGAgatcaatttgttcaaatttattggTCAAGAATTAAACGGGATTCTATCTCTAATTATTTTAGAGCCATTGATATTAATGCAAGAGAACGTCCTCCAGTATGTGATCCCAGGTCGACACAAACTTCATTTGATAATTGCTACTCGGGGTTCAAGACGCGTACGTTTGGATTGGAGTATGACTATGGATCTATTATGCACTATGGATTAGatga tTTTACAACCACCGGCCAAGATACAATGAGGGTCCTTAGACCTGTACCCACTGGTATTGTTATCGGTAATAGAAAAGGGATGACAAACTTAGATGCACTTAAAGTCAAAATGCGTTATGACTGTAACGAGGacccagaaaaaaaaacgacGAGAAAGCCAAGTGTTG AATGTAAGGATATTTATAGAGAGTGtccattatacaaaaatcaatgcAAGACTAACCAATTTATCAAAGATGGCTGTAAAGTTTCTTGCGGCGAATGCACTg AATGCTATGACATGTATAGAAATTGTCCTGACATGAAACATCTTTGTGGAGAGCTTGATGCCATTACAAAAGGATGTAAATTAACTTGTAGACTAT gcTAA
- the LOC121124437 gene encoding LOW QUALITY PROTEIN: low choriolytic enzyme-like (The sequence of the model RefSeq protein was modified relative to this genomic sequence to represent the inferred CDS: deleted 2 bases in 1 codon) has protein sequence MYTNQIIQRKSTAEHCEMMLLTIIATLLLTFHDVYSSVKHAECRIVYDKFHRQEMASRNFIAGAKWPNNEVPYEISSGYSSSDLDVIKSAMREIESKTCVKWVPRSGQKSFVLINPREDGCFAVLGYNPNRGMHVLNLQRSNGRSTCMIMGIAAHEMLHILGFAHEQTRPDRDQFVQIYWSRIKRDSISNYFRAIDINARERPPVCDPRSTQTSFDNCYSGFKTRTFGLEYDYGSIMHYGLDDFTTTGQDTMRVLRPVPTGIVIGNRKGMTNLDALKVKMRYDCNGPRKKTTRKPSVECKDIYRECPLYKNQCKTNQFIKDGCKVSCGECTECYDMYRNCPDMKHLCGELDAITKGCKLTCRLC, from the exons atgtatacaaatcAGATTATACAGCGCAAGTCCACAGCTGAGCATTGCGAAATGATGTTACTAACAATCATTGCTACTCTACTCCTCACTTTCCATGATGTCTATTCAAGCG TCAAGCATGCTGAATGTCGCATCGTTTACGATAAATTTCACAGACAGGAAATGGCTTCAAGGAATTTTATAGCAGGGGCAAAGTGGCCCAACAACGAAGTTCCCTACGAAATCAGTTCTGGGTACAGCAGTTCCGACTTGGATGTGATTAAATCCGCAATGAGAGAAATAGAGAGTAAAACGTGCGTGAAATGGGTCCCACGCTCAGGACAAAAGAGTTTTGTCCTTATCAACCCCAGAGAAGATGGATGCTTTGCAGTCTTGGGATATAACCCTAACCGTGGAATGCatgttttgaatttacaaaggaGTAACGGACGTAGCACATGCATG ATCATGGGTATTGCTGCCCACGAAATGCTCCATATTTTAGGATTTGCTCACGAACAAACAAGACCTGATCGAgatcaatttgttcaaatttattggTCAAGAATTAAACGGGATTCTATCTCTAATTATTTTAGAGCCATTGATATTAATGCAAGAGAACGTCCTCCAGTATGTGATCCCAGGTCGACACAAACTTCATTTGATAATTGCTACTCGGGGTTCAAGACGCGTACGTTTGGATTGGAGTATGACTATGGATCTATTATGCACTATGGATTAGatga tTTTACAACCACCGGCCAAGATACAATGAGGGTCCTTAGACCTGTACCCACTGGTATTGTTATCGGTAATAGAAAAGGGATGACAAACTTAGATGCACTTAAAGTAAAAATGCGTTATGACTGTAAC GGACCCAGAAAAAAAACGACGAGAAAGCCAAGTGTTG AATGTAAGGATATTTATAGAGAGTGtccattatacaaaaatcaatgcAAGACTAACCAATTTATCAAAGATGGCTGTAAAGTTTCTTGCGGCGAATGCACTg AATGCTATGACATGTATAGAAATTGTCCTGACATGAAACATCTTTGTGGAGAGCTTGATGCCATTACAAAAGGATGTAAATTAACTTGTAGACTAT gcTAA